The proteins below come from a single Mya arenaria isolate MELC-2E11 chromosome 8, ASM2691426v1 genomic window:
- the LOC128243285 gene encoding uncharacterized protein LOC128243285, producing MCLRCGKSIPLQRLRLHIDARGTDEVDAASAKMSQGQIPVCKFACFPVSTIEEHAASCCENQLSNPTLARTLDAELDAIAAKVGDCNENWLINVVRRNFFKTTFEELSDALTIDWEKPMKIHFIGEEGLDAGGLTRAFFSLLFRNNDLFENGSFRLDSGLLEKKTYETMGRATVRAILAGHPGPKCFNPLLARFICTGEEPDLADIPDEYVGRPDVLAAIQEISTDSTGSGDLVQRHGDLLEQAGFRKVLSSSTTSEAVHALKRHFTFYHVIGPLLQFRQGLKLLGVQTAIQGHVEESIKFFTTSPVSASDVQSFFKPTYTPNSELKPREEMIMYNFGKFLKKAERMYLKKFNMLFMSACEHLYMHFKFNRTPRAVPNF from the exons ATGTGTTTGAGGTGTGGCAAAAGTATTCCTCTTCAACGTCTTCGCCTCCATATTGATGCTCGTGGGACTGATGAG GTAGATGCAGCCAGTGCAAAGATGAGCCAGGGACAGATTCCAGTCTGCAAATTTGCatgt TTCCCTGTCAGCACCATAGAAGAGCATGCTGCAAGTTGTTGTGAGAACCAGCTGTCTAATCCCACCCTTGCTAG gacTCTTGATGCAGAGTTAGATGCCATAGCAGCAAAGGTTGGAGACTGTAATGAAAACTGGCTAATCAATGTTGTGAGGagaaatttctttaaaacaacatttgaagaACTATCGGATGCTTTGACAATTGACTGGGAAAAACCTATGAAAATTCACTTCATAGGAGAAGAAGGCTTAGATGCAGGTGGCTTAACCAGGGCGTTTTTCAGCTTGTTGTTTAGGAACAATGACCTTTTTGAAAATGGATCATTTAGATTAGATTCAGGCCTGCTTGAAAAGAAGACTTATGAAACAATGGGAAGAGCTACTGTACGTGCCATCCTCGCAGGACACCCAGGCccaaaatgttttaatccaTTGCTGGCCAGGTTCATTTGTACTGGTGAAGAACCAGATCTAGCAGATATACCAGATGAATATGTTGGAAGGCCTGATGTGTTAGCAGCCATACAAGAG ATCTCAACAGACAGTACGGGATCTGGAGACCTTGTTCAAAGACATGGTGATCTGCTGGAGCAGGCGGGCTTTAGAAAAGTTTTGTCATCATCAACTACCAGTGAAGCTGTACATGCTCTGAAACGGCACTTCACCTTTTATCATGTGATTGGACCACTTCTTCAATTCAGACAAG GTTTGAAACTTCTTGGTGTTCAAACTGCCATCCAGGGACATGTCGAGGAGAGTATAAAGTTCTTTACCACATCTCCAGTTAGTGCGTCAGATGTACAAAGTTTCTTCAAACCGACTTACACACCAAATAGCGAATTGAAGCCGAGGGAAGAAATGATCATGTATAACTTTGGGAAATTCTTAAAGAAAGCGGAACGTATGTACTTAAAaaaatttaatatgttattcaTGTCTGCATGTGAGCATCTTTATATGCACTTCAAATTTAACAGAACCCCCAGGGCTGTCCCTAATTTTTAG